One genomic window of Streptomyces sp. NBC_01498 includes the following:
- a CDS encoding DJ-1/PfpI family protein has product MERRTFLRASALSVGAAAGVGALDEGASAISAANPLRVGILMFDGVEEQDFIAPVEVLGLAGRMSAGALTTAMVTTDRPATITCTYGTKVRVDNGWSPRAADVLVVPGGGYTAKDGPGVNKLIADRGLLRRLAASETLPVGICTGVMVLSAAGLTKGRNVTTHAGAKADLAAQGATVISARVVDDGDLITGGGITSGLDVALWLVERFVGAELAQRVETVLEYERRGTVWRRP; this is encoded by the coding sequence ATGGAACGACGTACGTTCTTGCGCGCTTCGGCTCTGTCCGTCGGCGCGGCAGCCGGTGTCGGAGCACTCGACGAGGGCGCGTCGGCGATATCGGCGGCGAATCCCCTGCGTGTGGGGATACTGATGTTCGACGGTGTGGAGGAGCAGGACTTCATCGCCCCGGTGGAGGTACTCGGACTCGCGGGGCGGATGAGTGCCGGCGCGTTGACGACAGCCATGGTGACCACCGACCGGCCGGCCACGATCACCTGCACCTACGGGACGAAGGTGCGGGTCGACAACGGCTGGTCGCCTCGGGCGGCGGACGTACTGGTGGTGCCGGGCGGCGGCTACACGGCCAAGGACGGACCGGGCGTGAACAAGCTCATCGCCGACCGGGGTCTTCTCCGCCGGCTGGCCGCGTCCGAGACCCTGCCGGTCGGTATCTGTACGGGCGTGATGGTGCTGTCCGCGGCGGGGCTGACCAAGGGGCGCAATGTGACGACCCACGCGGGCGCGAAGGCGGATCTGGCAGCTCAAGGCGCGACGGTGATCAGCGCCCGCGTGGTCGATGACGGCGACCTGATCACCGGCGGCGGCATCACCTCCGGCCTGGACGTCGCACTGTGGCTGGTGGAGCGGTTCGTCGGCGCGGAACTCGCCCAGCGGGTGGAGACGGTCCTGGAGTACGAGCGACGCGGCACGGTCTGGCGACGGCCCTGA